A region of Flavobacterium album DNA encodes the following proteins:
- a CDS encoding MmcQ/YjbR family DNA-binding protein has translation MTIQDYYDYCLSKKGVTEHFPFDEDTLVFKVGGKMFALSSLSEWERGRPSVNLKCDPDRGTELRAQYESIKPGYHMSKVHWNTIDVNGDVPQKLLRKLIDHSYELVFKSLTKKAQAEITQKDN, from the coding sequence ATGACCATACAGGATTACTACGACTATTGCCTCTCCAAAAAAGGCGTCACCGAGCATTTTCCTTTCGATGAGGATACATTGGTGTTCAAGGTTGGCGGCAAGATGTTTGCCCTGTCATCGCTTAGCGAGTGGGAGAGAGGCCGGCCTTCGGTAAACCTGAAGTGCGACCCCGACCGTGGCACAGAGCTTCGCGCACAATACGAGTCCATAAAGCCGGGCTACCACATGAGCAAAGTGCATTGGAACACCATTGATGTAAATGGCGATGTGCCGCAAAAACTGTTGCGCAAACTGATCGACCATTCGTATGAGCTGGTGTTTAAAAGCCTGACAAAAAAGGCACAGGCTGAAATTACCCAAAAAGATAATTAG
- the hemW gene encoding radical SAM family heme chaperone HemW produces MENESGHTAFQSFSPFGGQGASGIYIHIPFCRQACHYCDFHFSTSMKKRDEMVLALAKEITVRREEFKNETVETIYFGGGTPSVLSNEEIQFLIDAVYQNYTVGSNPEITLEANPDDLSAERIIQLSQSPVNRLSIGVQSFFEEDLKMMNRAHNALQAEVSIAEAVKHFDNISIDLIYGIPGMGNERWIENVEKALSFGIPHISSYALTVEPKTALHTLVKKGIISAPSDEAAQEQFQILVDILEANGFVHYELSNFGKEGYFSRNNTAYWLGKKYIGVGPSAHSYDGMHRSWNVANNTLYLKSMEDGKLPSETEKLSIADRYNEYIMTGLRTIWGVSLERVETEIGSIYKHHLEKEAAKFIEQGLLSNDNGILKATKSGKFLADGIASDLFFLNLD; encoded by the coding sequence ATGGAAAATGAGAGTGGACATACAGCTTTTCAGTCCTTTTCCCCCTTTGGGGGTCAGGGGGCTTCGGGCATCTACATCCATATCCCGTTTTGCAGGCAGGCATGCCACTATTGCGACTTCCATTTTTCGACTTCAATGAAGAAACGCGATGAGATGGTTTTGGCATTAGCCAAAGAAATCACCGTACGCCGGGAGGAATTTAAAAATGAAACTGTCGAAACGATCTACTTTGGCGGAGGTACGCCTTCGGTGCTTTCGAACGAAGAGATCCAATTCCTGATCGATGCGGTTTACCAAAATTATACTGTCGGTTCTAATCCCGAAATTACGCTTGAGGCCAACCCAGACGACCTTTCGGCAGAAAGGATAATCCAATTATCCCAAAGCCCCGTTAACCGCCTTAGCATTGGCGTACAGTCTTTTTTTGAGGAAGACCTGAAGATGATGAACCGTGCCCACAATGCGCTTCAGGCAGAAGTGAGCATTGCTGAAGCGGTAAAGCATTTCGATAATATTTCCATCGACCTCATCTATGGCATTCCCGGTATGGGCAACGAGCGTTGGATTGAGAATGTAGAGAAAGCATTGTCGTTCGGAATTCCGCACATATCCAGTTATGCCCTGACCGTTGAGCCGAAGACAGCATTGCATACCCTCGTGAAAAAAGGCATTATTTCCGCGCCAAGCGATGAAGCCGCACAGGAGCAATTCCAGATCCTGGTTGATATCCTTGAAGCGAATGGTTTTGTGCATTACGAGCTGTCCAACTTTGGAAAGGAAGGTTATTTTTCACGGAATAACACAGCTTATTGGCTTGGCAAAAAGTACATCGGCGTCGGCCCATCGGCCCACAGCTATGACGGCATGCACCGCAGCTGGAACGTTGCCAACAATACGCTTTACCTCAAATCAATGGAGGATGGTAAGCTGCCTTCAGAAACCGAAAAGCTCAGCATTGCCGACCGCTATAACGAGTATATCATGACCGGGCTGCGCACCATTTGGGGCGTTTCACTGGAGCGGGTCGAAACCGAAATCGGTAGTATATACAAGCACCATCTCGAAAAAGAAGCCGCAAAATTCATAGAGCAGGGACTTTTATCCAACGACAACGGTATCCTGAAAGCAACCAAAAGCGGAAAGTTTTTGGCCGATGGCATTGCAAGTGACCTGTTTTTCCTAAATTTGGATTGA
- a CDS encoding NADH:flavin oxidoreductase — protein sequence MNMDSLFMPFKYKNLTLDNRFVMAPMTRAMTANGVPVQQNADYYSRRAAAGVGLILTEGTVINRPASKNIKTIPDFYGEQALKGWKHVVESVHAAGGKIAPQLWHVGNTPYGEWRPDAPFESPDTMSVQDIQDTIKAFADAALDAKNLGFDAFEIHGAHGYLIDQFFWEGTNHRTDEYGGKTIKERSRFAVEVVKAMRAAVGPDMVIILRLSQWKQQDYTVKLAHTPQELEDWVLPLVDAGVDIFHGSQRRYWENEFEGSDLNFAGWLKKVTGQPSITVGSVGLTGDVMGFFGKGEGTGTASMDELLRRFDRGDFDLVAVGRSLLQDPEWVQKVKAGRFDELKAFEAASAGTLY from the coding sequence ATGAATATGGACTCACTTTTTATGCCGTTTAAGTACAAGAATTTAACCCTTGATAACCGCTTTGTGATGGCGCCTATGACGCGTGCCATGACAGCCAATGGCGTACCGGTACAGCAAAATGCCGATTACTATTCCCGCAGGGCCGCAGCCGGTGTGGGCCTGATCCTGACGGAAGGTACTGTTATCAACCGTCCTGCGTCAAAAAACATAAAGACGATACCTGATTTTTACGGTGAGCAGGCACTAAAAGGATGGAAACATGTGGTAGAAAGCGTACATGCTGCAGGAGGTAAGATCGCGCCGCAGCTATGGCATGTTGGCAATACGCCCTACGGCGAATGGAGGCCGGATGCGCCTTTCGAAAGCCCGGATACCATGTCGGTACAGGATATACAGGATACCATAAAAGCGTTTGCTGATGCCGCCCTGGATGCTAAGAACCTGGGATTTGACGCATTTGAGATACATGGCGCGCATGGCTACCTTATTGACCAGTTCTTTTGGGAAGGCACCAACCACCGCACGGATGAATATGGCGGCAAAACCATTAAGGAGCGCAGCCGCTTTGCCGTGGAAGTCGTAAAAGCGATGCGTGCAGCCGTGGGGCCGGATATGGTCATTATCCTGCGCCTTTCGCAATGGAAGCAGCAGGATTATACTGTAAAGCTGGCACATACGCCACAGGAACTTGAAGATTGGGTGCTGCCGTTGGTTGATGCCGGGGTGGATATCTTCCACGGGTCACAGCGCAGGTACTGGGAAAACGAATTTGAAGGCAGCGACCTTAACTTTGCCGGATGGCTGAAAAAAGTAACCGGGCAGCCGAGCATCACTGTTGGGTCTGTAGGGCTTACCGGCGATGTAATGGGATTTTTCGGCAAGGGCGAAGGAACAGGGACGGCCAGTATGGACGAGTTGCTCCGCCGCTTTGACCGCGGCGATTTTGACCTTGTGGCTGTAGGCCGTTCGCTATTGCAGGATCCTGAATGGGTGCAGAAAGTAAAAGCCGGACGGTTTGATGAACTGAAAGCTTTTGAAGCGGCGAGCGCCGGGACGTTGTATTAA
- a CDS encoding PH domain-containing protein, which yields MKEHIKNFLNEEQDPKAVEKITSKIQDILMRNEEIGYIGVQKKPAITVFPDSIVLTNKRIIICKPKNLGLSMEFTDYSWSEIASTFVKENILGSEFSFNTTTDIPVTIDYIPKIQARKINTFAREQMELLKEGNAPAKPEPVAEPAPIAPEPVAAAEEIEEVETEEVNDFTEIMPAGIQPQVHVYNEPPAAEPEPVAAPAIEEKPASKDRSLSELSKEELFDKLQNYKKLLDNGLILQGEYDALKKEILSHL from the coding sequence ATGAAAGAACATATCAAAAACTTCCTTAACGAGGAGCAGGACCCAAAAGCGGTAGAAAAGATCACTTCCAAGATACAGGATATACTGATGAGGAATGAAGAGATTGGCTATATTGGCGTACAGAAAAAACCTGCCATCACGGTGTTCCCCGACAGTATCGTGCTTACCAACAAAAGGATAATCATCTGTAAGCCTAAGAATTTAGGGCTTTCAATGGAATTCACCGATTATTCGTGGTCGGAGATTGCCAGCACCTTTGTGAAGGAGAACATACTCGGTTCTGAGTTTTCTTTCAACACAACAACTGACATCCCGGTTACCATAGATTATATCCCGAAAATACAGGCAAGGAAGATAAATACCTTCGCGAGGGAGCAGATGGAGCTTTTGAAAGAAGGTAATGCTCCTGCAAAACCGGAACCTGTTGCCGAACCTGCCCCGATTGCGCCGGAACCTGTAGCTGCTGCTGAAGAGATCGAGGAAGTGGAAACCGAAGAGGTGAACGACTTTACCGAAATAATGCCTGCCGGTATCCAGCCGCAGGTTCACGTATACAACGAACCGCCGGCAGCAGAACCTGAACCGGTTGCTGCTCCTGCAATTGAGGAAAAGCCTGCTTCAAAAGACAGGTCGCTAAGCGAACTCAGCAAGGAAGAGCTTTTTGACAAATTGCAGAATTACAAAAAACTGCTTGATAACGGCCTGATCCTGCAAGGCGAATATGATGCCCTGAAGAAAGAGATACTAAGCCACTTATAA
- a CDS encoding M56 family metallopeptidase, with product MIDFLIKSTISMGLLLAVYHLVLQKEKMHRFNRWYLLGSIIFSLALPFVTIEIYSEAVAAPIPEITDMPEIAPAPVTAPETDYLPYIGWGIYGLVTLVLILRFIRNVSQLTRKIKQHETTAHEGAVLVLLDEAVLPHTFLHYIFISRAAHENRRIEPELFTHELVHVNQKHTLDILFIESLKTLFWFNPLLYFYKKAIQLNHEFLADEIVIAEANDVIGYQQLLLQKATPLTYYPLASSLNFSVTKKRFTMMTKATTRSKALVLKLASLPVIAGLIALLCIETVAQEKPLNNTQAGGAIAKGRQAVKERRDAYYSGVRIVVDDNVNKRKVDKKYEELTEAEKDGYMLYAPEVYAVKHPTKKEFESFKNKKGYALQIDGKDVDNSILNKYKPEDFAYYSGYTMSKKALTKAHPQIFHYQLYTPEYFEKYLKGTNDHYPEDTFTMAITSEKENEKAVAEAGRRKTFNNVETAMDYLQEDNVYSAEKLDVQPEFPGGINALYNIILKNFRVPDLEGEHTLKIFVSFVVEKNGRMSDIKVIKDPGHGMGEEAVGVLGQIKEKWTPGKKDNKVVRTFYTLPINIVIQN from the coding sequence ATGATTGATTTCCTCATAAAATCTACGATAAGCATGGGACTGCTGCTGGCCGTGTACCATCTTGTACTGCAAAAAGAAAAAATGCATCGCTTTAACCGCTGGTACCTGCTTGGCTCGATCATATTCTCCCTGGCGCTTCCCTTCGTTACAATAGAGATTTATAGCGAAGCTGTGGCAGCGCCCATACCCGAAATAACGGATATGCCCGAAATAGCACCTGCACCTGTTACTGCTCCCGAAACAGATTACCTTCCTTACATCGGTTGGGGAATTTACGGACTGGTAACTTTAGTATTAATACTTCGTTTTATACGGAATGTCTCTCAGCTTACCAGGAAAATAAAGCAGCATGAAACTACTGCCCACGAAGGCGCTGTATTGGTGCTGCTCGATGAGGCCGTGCTGCCGCACACGTTCCTGCATTACATCTTCATTAGCAGGGCAGCTCATGAAAACCGCAGGATTGAACCGGAATTATTTACGCACGAACTGGTGCACGTCAACCAAAAGCATACGCTCGACATCTTATTTATCGAAAGCCTTAAAACACTGTTCTGGTTCAATCCGCTGCTTTATTTTTATAAAAAAGCGATACAGCTCAATCATGAATTCCTTGCCGATGAGATCGTGATTGCCGAAGCCAATGATGTGATCGGCTACCAGCAATTGCTGCTCCAAAAAGCAACACCTCTTACCTATTACCCTCTGGCGAGCAGCCTTAATTTTTCTGTAACCAAAAAACGTTTTACCATGATGACAAAAGCCACAACAAGATCGAAGGCATTAGTATTAAAACTTGCCTCGCTGCCTGTAATTGCAGGATTGATTGCCCTTCTTTGCATTGAAACAGTAGCCCAGGAAAAACCTTTAAATAACACACAGGCTGGCGGAGCTATTGCGAAAGGACGACAGGCTGTAAAGGAAAGACGCGATGCCTATTACAGCGGCGTGCGTATAGTTGTAGACGATAATGTGAATAAACGTAAAGTCGACAAGAAGTATGAAGAGCTTACCGAAGCTGAAAAAGACGGCTATATGCTTTATGCGCCTGAGGTTTATGCAGTGAAGCATCCGACTAAAAAAGAATTCGAGAGTTTTAAAAACAAAAAGGGATATGCCCTACAGATTGACGGAAAAGATGTGGATAACTCCATTTTAAACAAATACAAGCCTGAAGATTTTGCGTATTACTCAGGATATACGATGTCTAAAAAAGCGCTCACTAAGGCACATCCGCAGATATTCCACTACCAGTTGTATACGCCTGAATATTTTGAAAAGTACCTGAAAGGCACTAATGATCATTACCCTGAAGACACTTTTACAATGGCAATAACAAGCGAAAAGGAGAATGAAAAAGCAGTGGCCGAAGCAGGAAGGAGAAAAACTTTTAATAATGTAGAAACTGCAATGGACTATCTTCAGGAAGACAATGTGTACAGCGCAGAAAAACTGGATGTACAACCCGAATTCCCCGGAGGCATCAACGCCTTATACAACATTATTTTGAAGAATTTCAGGGTTCCGGACCTTGAAGGAGAGCATACGCTAAAAATATTTGTAAGCTTTGTAGTAGAGAAGAACGGAAGGATGTCGGATATAAAAGTTATTAAAGACCCGGGTCATGGCATGGGCGAAGAAGCTGTCGGCGTGCTGGGCCAGATCAAAGAAAAATGGACTCCTGGAAAGAAAGACAATAAAGTGGTAAGGACGTTCTATACATTGCCTATAAACATTGTGATCCAAAATTAA
- a CDS encoding BlaI/MecI/CopY family transcriptional regulator has protein sequence MQLTKTEEQLMELLWKQEKAFMKDLLDLFPEPKPATTTVATLLKRMADKGFVGYKEYGKSREYFPLVEKSDYFSKQVNGMIKSFFNNSAAQFASFFTKETNLSATELEELRKIIDKEIQKKK, from the coding sequence ATGCAACTAACAAAAACCGAAGAACAACTGATGGAACTCCTTTGGAAACAGGAAAAGGCCTTTATGAAAGACCTGTTAGACCTGTTCCCTGAACCCAAGCCTGCAACCACAACCGTGGCTACACTTTTGAAACGTATGGCCGATAAAGGCTTCGTGGGCTACAAGGAGTACGGCAAGAGCCGTGAGTACTTTCCGCTGGTGGAAAAATCCGATTACTTTTCTAAACAGGTAAACGGAATGATAAAAAGTTTTTTCAACAACTCGGCGGCACAGTTTGCGTCCTTCTTCACTAAGGAAACGAACCTAAGCGCAACCGAGCTTGAAGAACTCCGTAAAATCATCGACAAAGAGATTCAAAAGAAAAAATAA
- a CDS encoding M56 family metallopeptidase → MKDFIITSTISLGVLLAVYHLLLEREKMHRFNRFYLLAALAFSFVIPFITLPAALAVMPAVTEKATVSGLLSTGVTPATITAAAAPQDVNYWTYTGWGLYGLIVLGLAIRFSVNIRRFYNVKKQSRTLAYEGVALVILKDNVLPHTFLDNIFISEKDYEERFAAPELLTHELTHIHQRHTLDILFIELVKIVLWFNPLVYLYKRAIQMNHEFLADENVVGEHNNVPAYQQLLLEKAIPSPVYALASTINFNITKKRFIMMTKTTTKIRAAILQLAILPVIAALMLLSCSTSDIVESKTAAAIVTENITPTGSVEVTTVTEDEKKALLVSDPKTFDDPTAEYKRIKITDKEKNGSTTEKITYRKDEPMNYDWDHNSEAAKIDPNELVSIDVFSMSDAQIDSLKTTNPGKYGKYEPKSCSVVVYKLKDGKTIKEVVHRKSVASN, encoded by the coding sequence ATGAAAGATTTCATCATCACATCTACCATAAGCCTGGGCGTGCTGCTGGCAGTTTACCATCTGCTGCTTGAACGGGAAAAAATGCACCGGTTTAACAGGTTTTACCTCTTAGCGGCGTTGGCATTCTCTTTTGTGATTCCGTTTATAACGCTGCCGGCGGCGTTGGCGGTCATGCCAGCAGTAACGGAAAAAGCCACTGTATCCGGCCTGCTTTCGACGGGAGTTACCCCGGCAACAATAACTGCAGCAGCAGCGCCACAAGACGTGAATTATTGGACGTATACCGGCTGGGGATTATATGGGCTCATAGTGCTTGGGCTAGCCATAAGGTTTTCAGTCAATATAAGGCGCTTTTATAATGTGAAGAAACAAAGCAGGACGCTTGCATACGAAGGGGTTGCTTTGGTAATCCTTAAAGATAATGTACTGCCACATACATTCCTGGACAACATTTTCATTTCTGAAAAAGATTATGAGGAACGGTTTGCTGCACCGGAACTTTTAACGCACGAACTTACACATATTCACCAGCGGCACACGTTAGATATTCTTTTCATAGAGTTAGTTAAGATAGTATTGTGGTTTAACCCGCTGGTGTATTTGTACAAAAGGGCGATACAGATGAACCACGAGTTCCTGGCTGATGAAAACGTGGTCGGTGAACACAACAATGTGCCTGCCTACCAGCAGCTCCTGCTTGAAAAAGCAATCCCTTCGCCTGTATATGCGCTGGCGAGTACGATTAATTTCAATATAACAAAAAAACGATTTATCATGATGACAAAAACCACCACAAAAATAAGGGCAGCGATACTACAGCTTGCCATATTGCCGGTAATTGCAGCGCTAATGCTTTTGTCCTGCAGCACAAGTGATATTGTTGAAAGCAAAACCGCTGCGGCAATTGTTACCGAAAACATCACGCCAACCGGAAGTGTTGAGGTGACTACCGTGACTGAAGATGAAAAGAAGGCCTTACTGGTATCAGACCCGAAAACATTTGACGACCCTACAGCCGAATACAAACGTATAAAGATTACAGATAAAGAGAAAAACGGAAGCACGACGGAAAAGATCACTTATAGAAAAGATGAGCCGATGAATTATGACTGGGACCATAATAGTGAAGCAGCGAAAATAGACCCTAATGAGCTTGTCAGTATCGATGTATTCTCCATGTCGGATGCCCAAATTGATTCCCTGAAAACAACTAACCCGGGAAAATATGGCAAATATGAACCTAAAAGCTGCAGTGTAGTAGTTTATAAGCTAAAGGATGGAAAAACAATAAAAGAAGTCGTCCACCGAAAATCTGTGGCTTCCAATTGA
- a CDS encoding DUF4260 domain-containing protein, producing MNTLIKLEEAALFGLGIYLFSLLNFEWWWFAALLLAPDLSMLGYLGGNKSGAWMYNFFHHRGIAIAVYIAGIYLENEWMQLAGVMLFAHSSMDRMFGYGLKYEEGFKFTHLGNLETKKP from the coding sequence ATGAACACACTTATAAAACTTGAAGAAGCCGCCCTTTTCGGATTAGGCATATACCTCTTCAGCCTGCTTAATTTTGAATGGTGGTGGTTTGCCGCGCTACTCTTGGCACCCGACCTTTCCATGCTGGGCTATCTTGGCGGCAATAAATCCGGAGCGTGGATGTATAATTTTTTCCATCACAGGGGTATTGCTATTGCTGTTTATATTGCTGGCATTTATCTGGAGAACGAATGGATGCAACTGGCAGGCGTGATGCTTTTTGCCCATTCCTCAATGGACCGTATGTTCGGTTACGGACTCAAATATGAGGAAGGCTTTAAATTTACCCATTTGGGAAACCTCGAAACTAAGAAACCATGA
- a CDS encoding DUF58 domain-containing protein: protein MKIEEQLEKISAFSHLELLANQIVEGFISGMHKSPFHGFSSEFAEHKVYNAGESTKHIDWKLFARTDRLYTKRYEEETNLRCHIIVDNSSSMHYPKLKDGQPFYENKIGFSVLASAVLMDLLKRQRDAVGLSVYSDTYEFYAPEKGSGRHHRMLLNKLEGILSAPGQAKATDTITFLHQIAQKMHRRSMIILFTDMFQPGNDEALFNALQHLKHNKHKVVLFHVIDKKTEFSFDFDNTPRKFIDLESGEQVNLFAENVKEEYEKLVEAYFKKVADTCIQYRIKYVPVSVDEKFEKILTTYLAEKQKFG from the coding sequence ATGAAGATAGAAGAGCAATTAGAAAAGATATCGGCTTTCTCGCATCTGGAGCTGCTGGCCAACCAGATTGTGGAAGGCTTTATATCGGGGATGCACAAGAGCCCGTTCCATGGCTTCTCTTCGGAGTTTGCCGAGCACAAGGTATACAATGCAGGGGAGAGCACCAAGCACATCGACTGGAAGCTGTTCGCGCGTACCGACAGGCTGTACACCAAGCGCTATGAGGAGGAAACCAACCTGCGCTGCCATATTATCGTAGACAATTCCTCGTCGATGCATTATCCGAAGCTGAAGGACGGGCAGCCGTTCTATGAGAACAAGATCGGGTTTTCGGTACTGGCCTCGGCGGTGCTGATGGACCTGCTGAAGCGCCAGCGCGATGCTGTGGGACTGAGTGTCTATTCGGATACGTATGAGTTCTACGCGCCCGAAAAAGGCAGCGGAAGGCATCACCGGATGCTCCTGAACAAGCTGGAGGGTATATTGTCGGCTCCGGGTCAGGCAAAAGCCACCGACACGATCACGTTCCTGCACCAGATAGCCCAGAAGATGCACAGGCGCTCAATGATCATTTTGTTTACCGATATGTTCCAGCCGGGTAACGATGAGGCGTTGTTCAATGCGCTGCAGCACCTGAAGCACAACAAGCACAAAGTGGTTTTATTCCACGTGATCGATAAAAAGACGGAGTTCAGCTTTGATTTTGACAACACGCCACGCAAATTTATCGACCTGGAGAGTGGGGAGCAGGTGAACCTTTTTGCCGAAAACGTAAAAGAAGAGTATGAAAAGCTTGTGGAGGCCTACTTTAAAAAAGTTGCCGACACCTGCATACAGTACAGAATTAAGTATGTTCCTGTCTCTGTCGATGAAAAATTTGAAAAAATTTTGACGACATACCTTGCTGAAAAACAAAAGTTTGGCTGA
- a CDS encoding DUF4407 domain-containing protein: protein MLKRFFITCSGADKDLIYSCSNGEQNKYAGIGATVLFTALMAWIAASYALYTVFDNVYTATFFGLVWGLLIFNLDRFIVSTIRKRNRFGQELLQATPRILLAMIIAIVISKPLEIKIFQKEIDTVLLKEKNDMALANKKQVANYFQGDLDKNKAETDSLKSAITKKEKEVNALYSTYITEAEGTKGTMKLGKGPVYAEKRQKHDAALAELEALRKTNTDKIAAKEKQAETLKADLDKKVSDSQPVIDGFDGLMARINALDKLPWLPSFFIMLLFLAIETSPIIAKLLSPKGEYDFKLEDAEMAVKTNLEQNNYQRELLRTTDAGIYDDVYAEIRSDRELYNYKKKKAIEMLEMQADRFAEKQKGVM from the coding sequence ATGTTAAAACGTTTTTTCATCACCTGTTCCGGGGCCGACAAAGACCTCATTTACAGCTGCTCTAACGGCGAGCAGAACAAGTATGCCGGCATCGGTGCCACTGTATTATTCACCGCGCTCATGGCCTGGATAGCTGCCAGCTATGCGCTTTACACGGTATTCGACAATGTTTACACAGCCACTTTCTTCGGCTTAGTGTGGGGACTGCTGATCTTTAACCTTGACCGTTTTATCGTATCGACCATCCGTAAGCGCAACCGCTTTGGGCAGGAGCTACTGCAGGCCACACCTCGTATCCTACTCGCTATGATCATTGCCATCGTAATATCAAAACCTTTGGAAATAAAGATCTTCCAGAAAGAGATCGATACCGTATTGCTTAAGGAAAAGAATGATATGGCGCTTGCAAACAAGAAGCAGGTAGCCAATTATTTCCAGGGCGACCTCGACAAGAACAAGGCAGAAACAGACAGCCTGAAGTCGGCTATTACCAAAAAAGAGAAAGAGGTAAATGCACTGTACAGTACTTACATCACCGAAGCCGAAGGCACCAAAGGCACCATGAAGCTGGGTAAAGGCCCTGTGTATGCCGAAAAGCGCCAAAAGCATGATGCCGCCCTTGCCGAACTGGAAGCGCTGCGCAAAACCAATACCGACAAGATCGCCGCAAAAGAAAAGCAGGCCGAAACCCTGAAAGCCGACCTTGATAAAAAGGTGTCTGACAGCCAGCCGGTAATCGACGGCTTTGACGGGCTTATGGCGCGCATCAATGCTTTGGACAAACTGCCGTGGCTGCCATCGTTCTTTATAATGCTGCTGTTTTTAGCCATAGAGACCTCGCCTATAATTGCCAAACTGCTTTCGCCAAAAGGGGAATACGACTTTAAGCTCGAAGATGCCGAAATGGCCGTGAAGACCAATCTCGAGCAGAACAACTACCAGCGCGAACTGCTCCGTACAACCGACGCAGGCATCTATGACGATGTATATGCCGAGATACGCAGCGACAGGGAACTGTACAACTACAAGAAGAAAAAAGCCATTGAAATGCTCGAAATGCAGGCAGACCGGTTTGCAGAGAAGCAGAAGGGTGTGATGTAG
- a CDS encoding cyclase family protein: protein MKATINHNNTTFEVDLSQPIDISIPLTYNEENPIAWYLSKPVIEPVKMGDWTGKVSEGASTNFNNIFFNPHGHGTHTECLGHITKDFYSVNRALKQFFFLAEVVSIQPEPQGEDLLITKAQIEKALVGKPVEAIVIRTLPNDLNKRSKNYSNTNPPYLEEAAALFLRESGIKHLLIDLPSVDREEDGGKLVAHKAFWNVTDVTNLNSDARHDATITEMIFVPDTVADGSYLLNLQIASFENDASPSKPVLYKII, encoded by the coding sequence ATGAAAGCAACCATAAACCACAACAACACAACCTTCGAAGTCGACCTTTCACAACCCATCGATATCTCGATCCCCCTTACGTATAATGAGGAAAACCCCATTGCATGGTACCTCAGCAAGCCCGTTATCGAACCGGTAAAAATGGGCGACTGGACCGGAAAAGTCAGCGAAGGCGCATCGACCAATTTCAATAATATTTTCTTCAACCCGCATGGTCACGGTACGCACACCGAATGCCTGGGCCATATCACCAAAGATTTTTATAGTGTGAACCGCGCACTGAAGCAGTTCTTCTTTTTGGCGGAAGTGGTTTCGATACAGCCGGAACCGCAGGGCGAAGATCTTCTAATAACAAAAGCACAGATTGAAAAAGCTCTTGTAGGAAAACCGGTTGAAGCCATCGTTATCCGCACATTGCCAAATGATTTAAACAAAAGATCAAAGAACTACAGCAATACCAATCCGCCCTATCTGGAAGAAGCGGCTGCCTTGTTCCTTCGCGAAAGCGGGATAAAGCACCTGCTGATCGACCTGCCAAGCGTGGATAGGGAAGAGGACGGAGGAAAGCTCGTAGCGCACAAAGCTTTTTGGAATGTAACAGATGTGACCAACCTCAACAGTGATGCACGCCACGATGCCACCATAACTGAAATGATCTTTGTACCCGATACCGTAGCGGATGGCAGCTACCTCCTGAACCTGCAGATCGCTTCGTTCGAGAATGATGCCAGCCCAAGCAAGCCGGTTTTATATAAAATAATATGA
- the ruvC gene encoding crossover junction endodeoxyribonuclease RuvC yields the protein MATERIILGIDPGTTIMGFGLIKVINKKMEFLQLNELQLSKYDDHYVKLRIIFERTIELIETHHPDEIAIEAPFFGKNVQSMLKLGRAQGVAMAAGLSRQIPITEYEPKKIKMAITGNGNASKEQVAKMLQQLLGLKELPKNLDSTDGLAAAVCHFFNSGKIVAGKSYSGWDAFVKQNEERISPPTPKGGVAGR from the coding sequence TTGGCAACCGAACGCATCATATTAGGCATCGACCCCGGTACGACCATCATGGGTTTCGGCCTTATAAAGGTCATCAACAAAAAAATGGAATTCCTCCAGCTTAACGAGCTCCAGTTAAGCAAATACGACGACCATTATGTAAAGCTGCGCATCATCTTTGAACGTACTATTGAGCTGATCGAGACCCACCATCCCGATGAGATCGCCATTGAAGCGCCGTTTTTCGGCAAGAACGTACAGTCGATGCTCAAGCTGGGCAGGGCACAGGGTGTTGCTATGGCGGCAGGCCTTTCGCGCCAGATCCCCATTACCGAGTACGAGCCGAAAAAGATAAAAATGGCTATAACGGGTAACGGGAACGCCAGTAAAGAACAGGTAGCTAAAATGCTACAGCAGCTTCTGGGCCTGAAAGAGCTCCCCAAAAACCTCGACAGTACCGATGGCCTTGCAGCAGCGGTATGCCATTTCTTCAACTCCGGAAAGATCGTTGCAGGCAAAAGCTATTCCGGTTGGGATGCTTTTGTAAAGCAGAATGAGGAGAGGATAAGCCCCCCGACCCCCAAGGGGGGAGTAGCCGGAAGATAG